TTTTCCGCGTATGGAAATTTTTCCTTTGGAAAAAGCCTTGGAAGTGGATGTTCTTCAAATTGTTTTGTTTATTTCAGAAAAGCAAGATGATGATATGTTGAAAATTCTGAAAAATTGTGATGCTTTACGTTGGTATCCGACATTTGCAGATTTTGTACCTAAAGGAAGCCATAAAGGAATTGGAATAGATAAAATTATCGAGCATTTCGGTATTTCGTTAAGTGAAACAATGGCTTTTGGCGATGGTGGAAACGATATTTCTATGCTTCAACACGCAGCTATTGGGGTTGCTATGGGGAATGCGACGGAAGAAGTGAAACGCGCTGCTGATTATGTTACGGATACTGTAGATAACGATGGAGTGTACAAAGCTTTAAAAGCATTCAGTGTTTTATAAATTCTTCCGGTACAACCATTTGAATAGATTTAGGCAAAATGCTTATTTCAAAGTTCTGCGCATTTTTACTCACTAAGCCATCTGTTTCAAAAAACGTTCCTTTGTCACAATTTAAAACAATTTTCTCTGTTTTAAACGATTGAATTACCTTATGTTTGGTTATTTTACCATTAAAAATATGAGGTAAAACGGTTAAAATATCTTTTAAGGTTGGTTTTTCCACAAACATCATATCAAAAATACTATCGTAAGGAAGCGCGGAAGGATTTTGTTTGATACCGCCTCCGCTGTAAGGTCCGTTGGCAATATTCATAGTGAAAAGATTGATATAATGCGGAACTCCGTTTATTTCAATCCTTGAATTTATTGATTTGTATCTAAAAACTGCAATCAGTAATGAAATGGTGTAAAGCAACGAAAAACTTCCCACGTAATGTTTCAATGTGTGTGTTAAATCAGCCACTTTTGCATCTAATCCAAACCCAACAGAATTTATAAAATAACGAAAAGAAGTTTGTTCCTGATGTTTCAGGGTAATTTTGCCTATATCGATAAAACGAGAATAACCTTCGAGAAAAATCTTAAAAGATGATTTATCATTTTTCTTTAATTTCCAAAAACGTCCCCAGTCATTTCCCGTACCGCGCGGAATTAAAGCAATTTTCACCTTGGAAGTATCTTCTATCTCAGCAGAAAAAATTCCGTTTATTACTTCGCTTATCGAACCATCGCCACCTAAAACAAGAAAATTCAGAAATCCTTTTTCAGCATTTTCACGAGCTATTTTTATGGCGTGTCCCGCATATTCCGTTTCAATAAATGTGTGTGGAATAGTTGCTTTGTTTAGTTCCGTAAGGATGAATTTTTTTTGAGCGGGAAGTTTGCGTTTTCCTGCTTTTGGATTAGTAATTACTATCCAATGACTTTGTGTGTAATTTTCAGGCATTCAAAAGGAAAGTTAATTTTTTATTGTTTATTCATCAAATACAAATCAACTAAAGTTACTGCAGTCATTGCTTCTACGATAGGAACAGCGCGTGGCAGAACGCAAGGATCGTGGCGTCCGTGGGCTTCCAATTCTATTTTGTTTAATTCTTTATCAAGTGTTTCCTGTTTTTTGCTGATAGTTGCTACCGGTTTGAACAATACTCTGAAATAAATATCTTCTCCGTTGCTTATTCCACCCTGAATTCCACCGGAATTATTGGTTTTGGTCGTAACTTTTTCGTTTTCTTTTACAAAAGCATCGTTCATTTGAGCTCCGGTTAAATGAACTCCTTCAAAACCACGCCCGTAATCAAAACCGTGAACGGCATTTATATTCATCATTGCATTCGCAAGGCGAGCTTGTAATTTGTCAAAAACCGGTTCTCCCCAACCTACAGGAACTCCTTTTGCAACACAACTGATAATTCCTCCGATTGAATTTCCATCTTGACGCAATTCATCAATATAAGCAATCATTTTTTCGGCTGTGTTTTGTTCCGGACAGCGAATAATATTGTTTTCAATTAGCGAAAGATCCAGATTTTCATACGAATTCTCAACAGCAATATGTCCTACCTGCGATGTGTATGCGGTAATTTCCACGCCAAGTTGTTTTAATGCTAATTTAGCAATAGCTCCCGCTGCAACCCAAGCGGCAGTAGCGCGTGCAGAACTGCGTCCTCCTCCACGATGGTCGCGAATTCCGTATTTTTGCTGATAAGTATAATCTGCGTGCGAAGGACGGTACACGTCTTTCAAATGGTCGTAATCTTTGCTTTCCTGATTTTTATTCCAAATTACAAACGCGATGGGAGTTCCGGTAGTTTTTCCCTCAAAAATACCCGAAAGAAATTCCACTTTGTCTTCTTCGTTACGTGGAGTGGAAATGGAAGATTGTCCCGGACGGCGACGATTTAATTCTTTTTGAATAAATTCCTCGTCCAATGTAATTCCCGAAGGACATCCGTCAACAATGCCTCCAACGGCTTTGCCGTGCGATTCTCCGAACGATGTAAATGTAAAAAGTTTGCCTATGGTGTTCATAAATTCAATTTTCCGTTGTACTTATTCTGCAAAGTTAAGATAAAATTTTAATTTGTAAACGAAGTCTTTAAAAACAAAAATGAGAGTGCCGTTTTAAACGATACTCTCATTCCTTATTTTGATTTTTTGTTTAGATATTCGCTATTCTTTTTATTTCTTCCATAATAGCTTTTGCAAAGTTATCGGCTTGTTCTGCGGTTCCCGCTTCGGAATATATACGAATTATCGGTTCTGTGTTGGATTTACGCAAATGTACCCAACCTTGTGGAAAATCAATTTTTACTCCGTCAATATCGTTTACTTCATATTGTTTGTATGAACCTTTAATTACAGCCAAAACTCCATCAACGTTAATTTCGGGAGTGAGTTGTATTTTGTTTTTTGACATAAAATAATTTGGATACGAAGCGCGAAGTTCTGTCACTTTTTTACCCGATTTTGCCAAATTTGTTAAAAATAAAGCAATACCAACCAACGCATCGCGCCCGTAATGACTTGCAGGATAAATTACTCCTCCGTTTCCTTCACCGCCAATTACGGCATTTGTTTCTTTCATTTTTGCAACTACATTTACTTCGCCCACAGCGGCAGCATTGTAATCGCAATTATATTTTCGGGTAACATCGCGCAAAGCACGTGTGGAACTCAAATTAGAAACCGTATTTCCCGGTGTATGTTGCAAAACA
The genomic region above belongs to uncultured Paludibacter sp. and contains:
- the aroC gene encoding Chorismate synthase, translating into MNTIGKLFTFTSFGESHGKAVGGIVDGCPSGITLDEEFIQKELNRRRPGQSSISTPRNEEDKVEFLSGIFEGKTTGTPIAFVIWNKNQESKDYDHLKDVYRPSHADYTYQQKYGIRDHRGGGRSSARATAAWVAAGAIAKLALKQLGVEITAYTSQVGHIAVENSYENLDLSLIENNIIRCPEQNTAEKMIAYIDELRQDGNSIGGIISCVAKGVPVGWGEPVFDKLQARLANAMMNINAVHGFDYGRGFEGVHLTGAQMNDAFVKENEKVTTKTNNSGGIQGGISNGEDIYFRVLFKPVATISKKQETLDKELNKIELEAHGRHDPCVLPRAVPIVEAMTAVTLVDLYLMNKQ
- a CDS encoding Cof-like hydrolase; the encoded protein is MIKAIFFDIDGTLKSFETHQIPESTMYALEELQKKGIKIFIATGRTPDALKSFDLQVDGYITLNGGYCYLSTGEIIYKHTVSKNDIQALMEYQKTNPTPCVVMAENITFATFKHEKIEHFIELLNFPRMEIFPLEKALEVDVLQIVLFISEKQDDDMLKILKNCDALRWYPTFADFVPKGSHKGIGIDKIIEHFGISLSETMAFGDGGNDISMLQHAAIGVAMGNATEEVKRAADYVTDTVDNDGVYKALKAFSVL
- a CDS encoding conserved hypothetical protein (Evidence 4 : Unknown function but conserved in other organisms), with protein sequence MPENYTQSHWIVITNPKAGKRKLPAQKKFILTELNKATIPHTFIETEYAGHAIKIARENAEKGFLNFLVLGGDGSISEVINGIFSAEIEDTSKVKIALIPRGTGNDWGRFWKLKKNDKSSFKIFLEGYSRFIDIGKITLKHQEQTSFRYFINSVGFGLDAKVADLTHTLKHYVGSFSLLYTISLLIAVFRYKSINSRIEINGVPHYINLFTMNIANGPYSGGGIKQNPSALPYDSIFDMMFVEKPTLKDILTVLPHIFNGKITKHKVIQSFKTEKIVLNCDKGTFFETDGLVSKNAQNFEISILPKSIQMVVPEEFIKH